Within the Setaria viridis chromosome 3, Setaria_viridis_v4.0, whole genome shotgun sequence genome, the region AACTTGCGAGAGGCTGAGGTGATACATTCTTGCGCATGCTCTTCTTAtgatatgtatatgtatatgctGAGCCCCAAACTGGACTGTGAATATCAAGTAATTCCTGAAAGCTGAATGTAATTTTTTTGTGCTCAAGTTGTTATACTAGTTGGAATGAAAGCATGGAAAGAATTCAAATGGTCGCATTTTTCATGCTCATTGTTTCTGAACGAGAAACATACAATTCTTAGTGTTCTAGAAAGTATTAAGTTCTAGGTGGATAACTTTTGGTTTACTCACATCTCTATAAAATTTCTGGATTGACTAATCATTATAGTTTGTGTAACTCCACATTCCATTTAACAGTTTTTTATGTAAAAAATTGTGTTGCTGTGTTGCAGGACATTACAGTGTTTGTACATAATATCACACTTTGATGAAGCTTGAATTTGGTTGCTCCTAGCTGCCCATTTACTAGCTTCCTTCATGGAGGCATTGCTTCCCACATTTACTCTGTTGTGATGTGATTTTTTATTTCTTGCAGACTAGTAAAATGCCCTCAACAAATTTTGTGGAAACCACTCAGACAGATATGAGCACAACCATGAGGGCGGTGTTAATAGACTGGCTTGTAGAAGTAAGCATTTCCacttaaaaagaaaaacatgttttCAGAGTTAAATGAACCAATAATGACCCTTTTGTTTTTTGTTACATTCTTGCCTTTAACCAATTCAGGTCACAGAAGAATATCGTCTTGTTCCTGAAACCTTATACCTCACAGTCAATTACATTGACCGCTATCTTTCTGTCAAAGAGATCAGTCGGAACAGACTGCAATTACTTGGTGTTGCCTGCTTACTTATAGCTGCGTAAGATCCAAAGAGTTTATTTTAGcctatttctatttttttctctgcTCTGCTCTCATAGTGTACTGTTAATATGGTGAAACTTCAGGAAGTATGAAGAAATATGCCCACCTCAAGTAGAAGAGCTCTGCTATGTTACTGACGATTCATACACTAAGGAAGAGGTCCATGGCTCTGTgcactcctttttttttgtatattttCTTAGTTTCATCTTCTAACACATAGTTAAACAGGTTTTGGAAATGGAAGCTTCTATCCTGAATTACTTGAAGTTTGAGATGATGGTACCTACACCAAAATGTTTTTTAAGGTAATATCCTTTTTTTGTAATGATTATCACGCCTATACTTACTGATGCTACGTCTTTTGTTCATTTTTACTAAAGGAGATTTGTAGATGCTGCTCAAGTGTTTGACAAGGTACTTGAATTTCTTCATTGGTTTGCAGTTCCTGCCAATTCTATGTGCTGTCCCAACTGGTTGAAacttttttctttctgcaggACCCAACTATGCATCTTGAGTTCTTAGCCAACTACATCTGTGAGCTGTCGCTTCTGGAGTATAGTTTGCTTTGCTATCTACCTTCGCTGGTAGCTGCCTCTTCTGTTTTCTTGGCGAGGTTTATCCTTAAGCCAGCAAAGAACCCATGGGTATGCGCTGCCAACCTTCTATATCTTTTTACGAATCTTCAGTGGTTTGCATTAGCTAATATTTGCATCCATGTTTCATCAAAAGCAGAATTCCTCGCTTTCTTACTACACACAATACACACCATCTGAGTTGCGTTGTTGTGTAAGGGTACTACACCGGCTCTTCTGTTTTGGCCCTGGAAGAGATCTTCCTGCAATCAGAGAAAAGTACAGTCAGCATAAGGTGAGTGTTTCCAACATAAGGGTGATTGCTGATGAgaattattttctttatttaattTCCTACTCTGATGCTAAATGTCCTATCCTCTATCTGCTCTCAGTACAAATTTGTTGCAAAGAAGTACTGCCCTCCATCAATCCCCACTGAGTTCTTCCAGGATGCAACCAGTTAGAAGCTGAGATTACCAGTTAGTGTGAGACTGATCCGTACAGATTGCTGTTCATGCAAGGAATGCACGTGGCCTTGTGTTTAGCTGATTGATAGATGTACATAAACTGTAGATGGGACCGGTGCGGCTATGTTCACTTTCCTGTGGCAGCGTTGTGCTTTCTTCTGGCATTGTCTAAATACTTAGCTGATGTTGCCTTCTTTACCCACTCTGTAGAGTTGTATGCATATTGTACGTTTATGaacttgtaccatatggttctgGACCTTACTCATAGCAAAGATATATAGTCTGGCTGAAGATAAAGTGGACTCATTGGTCATTGTTATCTTCGGTTATTCTGAACATTCTGTTCTGGAATCTGACAAATGTACCATTATATTCAGGTCAGCAAATAGTGGAGTGCGAATCATTTTCTTGCCAACGGAATCTGTAGAAAGAAACTGATCAGGTTACTATTGCTGATTTACAAATCTTTTAAAAGTTATGCATTAATATTGGCCTTTTTACTGTTAATTATATTAATGAGTTTTTTCAGAGTCTTTGGGGATGCATGAATGGAAGAAAAACATAGTAATAGAAAAAAAAGTGTAAAATGTTTTTGCAAACTTGTAGTGACATTTAGGTCTCATAAAACTGCCAATGTTTGGACTTGTGAGTAGTAAATTTAGCAAGGTTTAGGTTGATGCATTTTACTCTTATTAGCAATGAACGTTAACAATATTGACAAACAGGAGAGTTGCTGAAAACGACCATTTGGACGTAGCTAGTCAAGAACACAAGAATTTAAAGAGAAGGCTCTTAGGAAGAGAGGGAGACCGACCGTAGTCATCACGTGAGCATAACCCCTCTTGCTAAATTTAGCTCTGGCTTCTTGGTCGTCTAGCTGCCCTCCATCCCACGGATTCCTCTCACAACCCCACGAATCCAAGGCCATGTTTGCAAAGCATTCTTCACCAAAGCGATCCTCCCGTTTTGGTGCAGACTAATTGCTGCATACCGCATTTTTCATTCCTTGGATCATGTCGTTGGTTTCGTTCAGAGAAATGCCAATGCGCATAGGACCTTCTGTTGTCGATTTCTTTGATCAGCCGCTTTGTGACCTTTAATTTCCAGGAGTATCCTATGAAGCAGAATTACTCGACTCAAACACCCATCATATCAGGATTGGACTTGTCAGGTTTGTGTTTTGCTTGATCACCATTATCTTGTTGCAAACTATTCATGTATGATCGATCCATTAATTTATGTTTGCTTGGAGCTGGGATTGATCAACGCATCGGGTACCAAatccttattttcaaaaatTAAGCCCTGGCCGACTTTGTTGATTCTCATCTGCCATGACATGATTGCCTACCTATGAAAGATTCAGCTTCTCCTCGTTTCAAA harbors:
- the LOC117850261 gene encoding cyclin-A1-4 isoform X4 gives rise to the protein MSCWAAGRRSSAENAGAGGANNKPVAARAGKRVALGDITNVFRGRGRSSGAASSAPEVKLSSTKTVDVKNKGSFAILRDVKTERIPVRKPTSDQFDWALSHHDSVLQKENASFPSVPSSPGLSEDSVSMEDAMSTCNSIESPDLEFLDDMDSSMAASLHCWTNDKLHISDSMEVAAFNWRKHSPSPMKAESISDLDNNYEGPQLCATLAYEIYENLREAETSKMPSTNFVETTQTDMSTTMRAVLIDWLVEVTEEYRLVPETLYLTVNYIDRYLSVKEISRNRLQLLGVACLLIAAKYEEICPPQVEELCYVTDDSYTKEEVLEMEASILNYLKFEMMVPTPKCFLRRFVDAAQVFDKDPTMHLEFLANYICELSLLEYSLLCYLPSLVAASSVFLARFILKPAKNPWGTTPALLFWPWKRSSCNQRKVQSA
- the LOC117850261 gene encoding cyclin-A1-4 isoform X2, whose amino-acid sequence is MSCWAAGRRSSAENAGAGGANNKPVAARAGKRVALGDITNVFRGRGRSSGAASSAPEVKLSSTKTVDVKNKGSFAILRDVKTERIPVRKPTSDQFDWALSHHDSVLQKENASFPSVPSSPGLSEDSVSMEDAMSTCNSIESPDLEFLDDMDSSMAASLHCWTNDKLHISDSMEVAAFNWRKHSPSPMKAESISDLDNNYEGPQLCATLAYEIYENLREAETSKMPSTNFVETTQTDMSTTMRAVLIDWLVEVTEEYRLVPETLYLTVNYIDRYLSVKEISRNRLQLLGVACLLIAAKYEEICPPQVEELCYVTDDSYTKEEVLEMEASILNYLKFEMMVPTPKCFLRRFVDAAQVFDKDPTMHLEFLANYICELSLLEYSLLCYLPSLVAASSVFLARFILKPAKNPWNSSLSYYTQYTPSELRCCVRVLHRLFCFGPGRDLPAIREKYSQHKYKFVAKKYCPPSIPTEFFQDATS
- the LOC117850261 gene encoding cyclin-A1-4 isoform X3, coding for MSCWAAGRRSSAENAGAGGANNKPVAARAGKRVALGDITNVFRGRGRSSGAASSAPEVKLSSTKTVDVKNKGSFAILRDVKTERIPVRKPTSDQFDWALSHHDSVLQKENASFPSVPSSPGLSEDSVSMEDAMSTCNSIESPDLEFLDDMDSSMAASLHCWTNDKLHISDSMEVAAFNWRKHSPSPMKAESISDLDNNYEGPQLCATLAYEIYENLREAETSKMPSTNFVETTQTDMSTTMRAVLIDWLVEVTEEYRLVPETLYLTVNYIDRYLSVKEISRNRLQLLGVACLLIAAKYEEICPPQVEELCYVTDDSYTKEEVLEMEASILNYLKFEMMVPTPKCFLRFVDAAQVFDKDPTMHLEFLANYICELSLLEYSLLCYLPSLVAASSVFLARFILKPAKNPWQNSSLSYYTQYTPSELRCCVRVLHRLFCFGPGRDLPAIREKYSQHKYKFVAKKYCPPSIPTEFFQDATS
- the LOC117850261 gene encoding cyclin-A1-4 isoform X1 → MSCWAAGRRSSAENAGAGGANNKPVAARAGKRVALGDITNVFRGRGRSSGAASSAPEVKLSSTKTVDVKNKGSFAILRDVKTERIPVRKPTSDQFDWALSHHDSVLQKENASFPSVPSSPGLSEDSVSMEDAMSTCNSIESPDLEFLDDMDSSMAASLHCWTNDKLHISDSMEVAAFNWRKHSPSPMKAESISDLDNNYEGPQLCATLAYEIYENLREAETSKMPSTNFVETTQTDMSTTMRAVLIDWLVEVTEEYRLVPETLYLTVNYIDRYLSVKEISRNRLQLLGVACLLIAAKYEEICPPQVEELCYVTDDSYTKEEVLEMEASILNYLKFEMMVPTPKCFLRRFVDAAQVFDKDPTMHLEFLANYICELSLLEYSLLCYLPSLVAASSVFLARFILKPAKNPWQNSSLSYYTQYTPSELRCCVRVLHRLFCFGPGRDLPAIREKYSQHKYKFVAKKYCPPSIPTEFFQDATS